The genome window TCGGGCACCAGCACCGGATCGTCGGCCGCGACCAGGATCCGGACCCGGCCGGCCGCGGCGCGGATCCGCTGCCAGTCGAAGTCGCCGTCGAAGAACTCCTTCAGCGGGTCGTAGCCCACCTCGTGGGCCATCGTGGCGACCAGCACCACGCCCGCGAAGGCCCCCCGCCGCTCGGTGTCGTGCTGCTGGAGCACCCGCAACAGGTTGACGCCGCCCAGGCTGTGGCCGACCAGCACCGTCTCGGCGGGTTCGACGGCGGCCGTCAGACCGGTGATCCCGGCGGCCCAGGCGGCGGGCTGCGGGGAGTTCGGGTCGGGCAGTGCGGGCACCAGGACCTGCCGGCCGTCCGCCGTCAGATCGGCCTTCAGGTGCGGGTACCAGAGGTCGTCCGGCGTGGTGGTGATGGCGTGCGAAACGATGACCGTGCTCATGAGTTCCAGCCCCCTATGGTTCGGCGAGCGGCGTTTTATCGAAACGATCCGTCGCGTTTCGATAAAACTAGCACGCTGCTACCGTTCGGTCCATGCAAGATCCGCAGGACCAGACCCCAGGCGACGGTGGCGACAGCCGGCCCCGCCGTCCCGAGCAGACCCGCCGCCGCACCGGCGGCCGGATCCGCAGCGAGGACGCCCACGAGCAGACACTCCTGGCCACTGCCGCGCTGCTGGAGGAGATCGGCTACGGCCGGCTCACCATCGAGGGCGTCGCCGCCCGGGCCGGCGTCGCCAAGAGCACCGTCTACCGCTGGTGGAAGTCCAAGGCGGCACTGGTGATGGACGCCTACGGACTCGCCGTCACGCAGCGGATGCCGGAGCCGGACAGCGGCGACTGCGCCGAGGACCTGCGGATCTTCGTGCGTCAGCTGTACTCCGTGGTGGAGCACCCGACGAGGGCGGAGGCGCTGCGCGGCCTGATGGCCGAGGCGCAGCTCGACCCCGAGTTCGCGCCCCGGTTCACCGAGTGGGTGCGCAGCCGGCGTCAGGTGGTGGCCGCGCTGCTCGCGCGCGGCGCGGCGCGGGGTGAGCTCGCCGCCGACCTCGACCTGGAGCACGCCGTCGACCTGGTCTTCGGCCCGTTCTG of Kitasatospora viridis contains these proteins:
- a CDS encoding TetR/AcrR family transcriptional regulator; protein product: MQDPQDQTPGDGGDSRPRRPEQTRRRTGGRIRSEDAHEQTLLATAALLEEIGYGRLTIEGVAARAGVAKSTVYRWWKSKAALVMDAYGLAVTQRMPEPDSGDCAEDLRIFVRQLYSVVEHPTRAEALRGLMAEAQLDPEFAPRFTEWVRSRRQVVAALLARGAARGELAADLDLEHAVDLVFGPFWYRLLARHLPLDPADASAHVDRLLAGLRAS
- a CDS encoding RBBP9/YdeN family alpha/beta hydrolase, whose product is MSTVIVSHAITTTPDDLWYPHLKADLTADGRQVLVPALPDPNSPQPAAWAAGITGLTAAVEPAETVLVGHSLGGVNLLRVLQQHDTERRGAFAGVVLVATMAHEVGYDPLKEFFDGDFDWQRIRAAAGRVRILVAADDPVLVPEPFEHVRTFVTELGATAVVLPEGGHLPNWSPGALPEVTVPQVTALVREILAEAEAATIETS